A genomic window from Fusarium falciforme chromosome 2, complete sequence includes:
- a CDS encoding CFEM domain-containing protein, giving the protein MGFPTNNIFRILALTVAVRATTTASTPKPTTLPGLVSEIPSCVAGCLESIHEQIGCDAANLECLCSDVGSLVAKMGTCIIKHGCEFDEASDGTDLIRPICDRMGDKPDDAEIVSASKVLDAAIATQATADASSTSTNAAGNVGYDTMKVLAAGAVAALVI; this is encoded by the exons ATGGGCTTCCCGACCAACAACATCTTCCGTATCCTCGCCCTGACGGTGGCAGTTCGCGCCACAACGACTGCGTCAACCCCAAAGCCAACAACTTTGCCCGGCCTTGTTTCCGAGATCCCTTCTTGCGTGGCTGGATGCCTCGAGAGCATTCACGAACAGATTGGCTGTGATGCAGCTAACCTCGAGTGTCTCTGCTCCGACGTGGGAAGCCTGGTTGCCAAAATGGGAACTTGCATCATCAAGCACGGATGCGAATTCGACGAAGCTTCAG ATGGTACTGACTTGATCCGGCCTATCTGCGATAGAATGGGCGACAAGCCCGACGATGCCGAAATTGTCTCCGCCTCCAAGGTCCTCGACGCAGCTATTGCAACCCAAGCCACGGCCGAcgcctcctcgacctccacCAATGCGGCTGGAAACGTTGGCTATGACACTATGAAGGTTCTTGCAGCCGGTGCGGTTGCTGCTCTTGTTATCTGA
- a CDS encoding FAD-binding PCMH-type domain-containing protein, protein MRLAQLAFGLSLQRLALAENALDCASDACTALAAALPGNVAHPNTTPYIQANNFWSDRQAEVHPRCFVTPRNTEQVSTVIKILTSRNVPFAVKSGGHTAFAGGSNIADGVTVDLVYLNDITVSADRQTLAVVGGRVADVGVSGLILGGGISYFSGLKGWACDNVRNFEVVVSSGDIVNASPTINPDLYWALRGGGGSNFGIVTRFDLASFDQGDLWTSSLIFPGALNSTLIPLFQNLTVNGLPSDPAAHTYFVLTYQPSLGGYITLASFYHATIPSPPDSTPPVFAQFQSIPSPISNSTLVTNISAQSRIIDIPYGSRQTWWDTTVSATSPSLLTAIVPLFEARNAALFAAAKGSNITPFLVFQPIPVNVLSAMQKNGGNALGLEYSDGPLMIVQLTTTWEHARLDRLVEDSSRELIAKIESMAKKRGLDNGFVYMNYAGNTQQVQKQYGKDNNRRLKQIARNWDPLGNLAQLWRGYFKLDG, encoded by the exons ATGAGACTCGCTCAATTGGCCTTCGGCCTTAGCCTGCAGCGGCTGGCGCTGGCAGAGAATGCTCTGGACTGCGCAAGCGACGCG TGTACTGCTCTCGCAGCAGCCTTGCCAGGCAATGTGGCACATCCCAACACCACACCCTACATTCAGGCCAACAATTTCTGGTCAGATCGACAAGCTGAGGTGCATCCTCGATGCTTCGTGACTCCAAGAAATACGGAACAAGTCTCGACCGTCATCAAGATCCTCACGTCACGAAATGTACCCTTCGCAGTCAAAAGTGGTGGACACACCGCCTTCGCCGGGGGCTCCAACATCGCCGACGGCGTGACGGTCGACCTGGTGTACCTTAATGACATCACTGTCTCGGCCGATCGCCAGACT CTGGCCGTCGTGGGCGGGCGTGTCGCAGACGTCGGCGTAAGCGGACTAATCCTCGGAGGCGGTATCTCATACTTCTCTGGTCTGAAAGGGTGGGCTTGCGACAATGTGCGCAACTTTGAAGTCGTGGTTTCGTCGGGCGACATTGTTAATGCGTCCCCAACGATAAACCCAGACCTATACTGGGCGCTTCGCGGAGGCGGTGGCTCGAATTTCGGCATCGTGACGCGCTTCGACCTGGCTTCATTTGACCAGGGTGACCTTTGGACCAGCTCGTTGATCTTTCCGGGTGCTTTGAACAGCACGCTGATACCGCTGTTCCAGAACTTGACGGTCAATGGCCTACCGAGCGACCCGGCGGCTCACACATACTTTGTTTTAACCTACCAGCCTTCCCTCGGCGGGTATATCACTCTCGCCAGCTTCTATCATGCCACCATTCCTTCGCCGCCGGACAGCACTCCTCCTGTATTTGCCCAGTTTCAGTCTATCCCATCGCCCATTTCCAACTCCACGCTGGTCACCAACATCTCGGCGCAATCCAGGATAATCGACATCCCATACGGCTCGCGGCAAACGTGGTGGGATACAACCGTCTCTGCTACCTCTCCGTCCCTGCTCACCGCCATCGTGCCCCTCTTTGAAGCCCGAAACGCCGCTCTGTTTGCAGCCGCCAAAGGGAGTAACATTACCCCGTTCCTGGTCTTTCAGCCTATTCCCGTAAATGTCCTCTCCGCAATGCAGAAAAATGGCGGAAACGCTCTGGGCCTGGAATACTCGGATGGACCCTTGATGATAGTACAGTTGACGACAACCTGGGAGCACGCACGGCTAGACAGGCTCGTCGAAGACAGCTCACGGGAGCTGATTGCCAAGATCGAGAGCATGGCAAAGAAGCGTGGACTGGACAATGGGTTCGTATACATGAACTATGCAGGAAACACACAGCAGGTGCAGAAGCAATATGGCAAGGATAATAATCGCAGGTTGAAGCAGATTGCCAGAAATTGGGACCCTCTGGGAAATCTGGCGCAGCTTTGGAGAGGTTATTTCAAGCTGGATGGGTAG
- a CDS encoding Putative calcineurin-like phosphoesterase — translation MASRTLVETWYDANAEVEEHRLDEGRLEFEVTMRVIKSCTTSLELERARILDIGGGPGRYAIALAKQGHIVTLNDLAEKNLEIARRNAENVVEFDAIVHANALEIAQRAPLQASQGSFDIVLCLGPMYHLLATKERATVISNSILMAKPGGYILLAYVTIYAHLRDMARRNPTRLAKEWDFYQQYLRSGKYTRNINTESFHVYAADLGKELQGFKNQVSVERTVSCEGFLGFEGARELANLKDEDMERWVDVIMQSAEETETSNSADHLLVVLRKL, via the exons ATGGCATCGAGGACTCTAGTCGAAACTTGGTACGACGCGAACGCCGAGGTAGAAGAGCATCGTTTGGACGAGGGGAGACTAGAGTTCGAAGTGACAATGCGAGTCATTAAGTCCTGCACTACCAGTCTGGAGTTAGAGAGGGCCAGGATCTTAGATATTGGTGGTGGCCCGGGAAGATATG CTATTGCGTTGGCAAAGCAAGGACACATAGTAACGTTGAACGACTTAGCGGAGAAGAACCTGGAGATCGCTAGAAGAAACGCAGAGAACGTGGTGGAATTCGATGCCATCGTCCATGCGAATGCTCTTGAAATCGCGCAACGTGCGCCGcttcaagcttctcaaggCTCATTTGACATAGTTCTTTGCCTCGGCCCTATGTACCATCTACTGGCAACCAAAGAACGGGCCACCGTAATAAGCAACAGCATTCTGATGGCAAAGCCTGGTGGTTATATTCTCCTAGCTTACGTTACGATTTATGCGCACCTGCGAGATATGGCGCGTCGCAACCCAACCCGTCTTGCGAAAGAGTGGGACTTTTATCAGCAGTATCTACGCAGCGGCAAGTACACCAGGAACATAAATACTGAGTCGTTCCATGTGTATGCTGCTGATCTGGGCAAGGAGTTGCAAGGCTTTAAGAATCAAGTGAGTGTTGAGAGGACGGTCAGCTGCGAAGGGTTTCTTGGGTTCGAAGGCGCAAGAGAACTGGCGAATTTGAAGGATGAAGATATGGAGAGGTGGGTGGATGTTATAATGCAGAGCGCAGAAGAGACGGAGACGTCAAATTCGGCGGACCACCTCCTTGTCGTCTTGCGAAAGTTGTGA
- a CDS encoding Bac-rhamnosid6H domain-containing protein — MSSGRDTSWIWHPDWIEKPNSSSAGVFVHFRKLINLEHAPNRPVRIAITADTRYKLYINSRMIHDGPVKGDEHAWFYDVLDIQPHLCLGRNTIAVHVLRFYHAPKRASSFARNAYPGLYIKPESDEGQHEVNIQTDETWKTAIDPCIHLPAKANFDNYLNIFEQVDQRESHKMRWVAGRPQGFKVNYGHSTPCSLCPRMTSLPRRETSWLKSIHNVKSLQSPETWSLLLDQVGGNNPGILLPRGTTHHVEFDMEHYTTAHVRFCFARPSTSGSILDVTWCERYSDEPTQRPFPRYRRDRADTTGFVLGPKDQYILASSLDEKLRLWHDESEGDQETFAPFHYRAFRFFALGIRVAQDSDLALKQIAHCQN; from the coding sequence ATGTCCAGCGGTCGAGATACTTCGTGGATCTGGCATCCGGACTGGATTGAGAAGCCAAACTCGAGCTCCGCTGGCGTCTTTGTACATTTCCGCAAGCTGATCAACCTGGAGCATGCCCCCAACCGTCCAGTTCGGATTGCCATCACGGCCGATACGAGATACAAGCTCTACATCAATTCGCGCATGATTCACGATGGCCCAGTCAAGGGAGACGAGCATGCCTGGTTCTACGATGTCCTTGACATCCAGCCCCATTTGTGCTTGGGCAGGAACACTATCGCGGTCCATGTTCTTCGGTTCTACCACGCCCCGAAGCGCGCTTCGAGCTTCGCCCGGAATGCATACCCAGGACTCTACATCAAGCCCGAGTCGGATGAGGGTCAACACGAGGTCAACATCCAGACAGATGAGACATGGAAGACGGCCATCGACCCCTGCATACATCTGCCCGCAAAGGCCAACTTTGACAACTACCTCAACATCTTCGAGCAGGTCGATCAACGAGAGAGCCACAAGATGAGATGGGTTGCCGGCAGGCCCCAAGGCTTCAAGGTCAACTATGGCCATTCCACGCCCTGCAGTCTTTGCCCGCGCATGACCTCCCTCCCCCGCCGAGAGACGTCATGGCTCAAATCGATCCACAATGTCAAGAGTTTGCAGTCTCCCGAAACGTGgtcccttctccttgaccaaGTTGGAGGGAATAATCCCGGCATCCTCCTGCCCCGGGGCACGACACACCATGTCGAGTTTGACATGGAACACTACACGACAGCTCATGTCAGGTTCTGCTTCGCAAGGCCGTCAACCAGCGGCAGCATCCTTGACGTTACTTGGTGCGAACGATACTCGGACGAGCCTACCCAGCGACCCTTCCCCCGGTACCGCAGAGATAGGGCAGACACCACGGGATTCGTTCTTGGTCCCAAGGACCAGTACATCCTTGCAAGCAGCCTGGATGAAAAGCTTCGCTTGTGGCATGACGAGTCGGAAGGCGATCAAGAGACCTTCGCTCCTTTTCATTACCGAGCTTTCCGATTCTTCGCCCTGGGCATTCGGGTCGCCCAGGACTCGGATCTAGCCCTCAAGCAAATCGCCCATTGTCAAAATTAA